In Erythrobacter litoralis HTCC2594, a single genomic region encodes these proteins:
- a CDS encoding DUF934 domain-containing protein has product MTESPKPASDTVSGTSPDEVQFRFRDDEVADHAQVTVDAFLEQTNAVAVRIEPGDDARELLPFLDRLQLVEVNFPAFGDGRGYSSARILREAGYDGELRAIGDVLVDQLAYMRRCGFDSFAPEKAIDEDDAKAAFERWPHVYQSAADARRTIPELRHE; this is encoded by the coding sequence ATGACTGAGTCCCCCAAGCCTGCCAGCGACACGGTGTCCGGTACCAGCCCCGACGAAGTGCAGTTCCGCTTCCGCGACGACGAGGTTGCCGATCACGCGCAAGTGACGGTCGATGCCTTCCTCGAGCAGACCAATGCCGTCGCCGTCCGGATCGAGCCGGGCGACGATGCGCGCGAATTGCTGCCATTCCTCGACCGGCTGCAGCTCGTCGAAGTGAACTTCCCGGCCTTCGGCGACGGTCGTGGCTATTCCTCCGCCCGCATCCTCCGCGAGGCCGGCTACGACGGCGAATTGCGCGCTATAGGCGACGTGCTGGTCGACCAGCTCGCCTATATGCGCCGCTGCGGGTTCGACAGTTTCGCCCCTGAAAAGGCGATCGACGAGGACGATGCAAAGGCCGCCTTCGAACGCTGGCCGCACGTCTATCAATCCGCCGCCGATGCCCGCCGCACGATCCCCGAGTTGCGCCATGAATGA
- a CDS encoding DUF2849 domain-containing protein produces MKILTGNDLKTGAVVWWDGTGWSLHVNDAVDTGERADEIAASEESARRVNAPYALEATRDENGVRPAHIKDRVRALGPTVRPDLTLKPKDPEAMDWVI; encoded by the coding sequence ATGAAGATCCTCACCGGCAACGATCTCAAGACCGGCGCGGTCGTCTGGTGGGACGGCACCGGCTGGTCGCTCCATGTCAACGATGCCGTCGATACCGGCGAGCGTGCCGACGAAATCGCCGCCAGCGAAGAATCCGCCCGCCGCGTCAACGCGCCCTACGCCCTCGAAGCGACCCGCGACGAGAACGGTGTGCGCCCGGCCCACATCAAGGACCGCGTTCGCGCGCTCGGCCCCACCGTGCGCCCCGACCTGACGCTCAAACCCAAAGACCCCGAAGCCATGGACTGGGTGATCTGA
- the proB gene encoding glutamate 5-kinase, whose protein sequence is MVADLSDLARSQRLVVKVGSSLLVEHGEARADWLKSLAQDLAQLRAKGTKVIVVSSGAIALGAARLGFEKGGRGSLSDAQASASVGQIALAGLWSQALGDVGLTAAQILLSLDDLEDRARYLNASATLGRLLDAGAVPVVNENDSVATEEIRFGDNDRLAARVAQAAGADAVLLLSDVDGLFTADPAAPDSELVGRIEGITPEVLAMASAASSSGLGSGGMVSKLQAAQIAERAGIALAIINGTHEAPIARALDTGVGTVFVPQRSDGARKAWLGGRLAPQGTLRVDAGCAQALQGGASLLAAGIVGISGAFRRGDLVSIVTVSGRKIAQGLAEYDSSECQAIIGKREGDQAAILGYAPRAAVIHRDHMVML, encoded by the coding sequence GTGGTCGCCGATCTGAGCGATCTTGCCCGATCCCAGCGTCTTGTGGTCAAGGTTGGCAGCTCGCTGCTGGTCGAGCACGGCGAGGCGCGCGCGGATTGGCTGAAATCGCTGGCGCAGGACCTCGCCCAGCTTCGTGCGAAAGGCACGAAGGTCATCGTCGTCAGTTCGGGCGCCATTGCGCTCGGCGCGGCGCGGCTGGGCTTCGAGAAGGGCGGACGCGGCAGCCTGTCGGATGCTCAGGCGAGCGCATCGGTCGGGCAGATTGCGCTGGCCGGGCTCTGGTCGCAGGCACTCGGCGATGTCGGGCTGACCGCAGCGCAGATCCTCCTTTCGCTCGATGATCTCGAAGACCGCGCGCGCTATCTCAACGCCTCGGCTACCCTGGGGCGATTGCTGGATGCCGGTGCAGTGCCGGTGGTGAACGAGAACGACAGCGTGGCAACCGAAGAGATCCGCTTCGGCGACAACGACCGGCTGGCCGCGCGCGTGGCGCAGGCCGCGGGTGCCGACGCGGTGCTGCTGCTGAGCGATGTCGACGGGCTCTTTACGGCCGACCCGGCGGCGCCGGACAGCGAACTGGTTGGCCGGATCGAGGGGATCACGCCCGAAGTGCTCGCGATGGCGAGCGCCGCCTCCTCATCCGGCTTGGGCTCGGGCGGGATGGTCTCGAAGCTGCAGGCCGCGCAGATCGCCGAGCGGGCCGGTATTGCGCTGGCGATCATCAACGGCACCCACGAAGCGCCGATTGCGCGGGCACTGGATACCGGCGTCGGCACCGTGTTCGTTCCGCAGCGCAGCGATGGCGCGCGCAAGGCGTGGCTCGGCGGGCGATTGGCTCCGCAAGGCACGCTGCGCGTCGATGCGGGATGTGCTCAAGCGCTGCAAGGCGGTGCGAGCCTGCTGGCGGCCGGGATCGTCGGCATTTCGGGGGCGTTCCGGCGCGGCGATCTCGTCAGCATCGTGACGGTGTCGGGCCGGAAGATCGCGCAGGGGCTCGCCGAATACGATTCCTCCGAATGCCAGGCCATCATCGGCAAGCGCGAGGGTGATCAGGCCGCCATCCTGGGCTATGCCCCGCGCGCAGCAGTGATCCACCGCGATCACATGGTCATGCTTTGA
- a CDS encoding phosphoadenylyl-sulfate reductase has protein sequence MNELRAIDRLDTGPRFTDHDAVRLNRMFRGSSTEEMLESVIRDGLAGDVTTVSSFGAESAVLLHLLAQVDPGIPVLFLETGKHFPETLAYRDDLVERIGLTNLINLYPDLSELETKDETGLRWSYDPDGCCEIRKVKPLARALSEYDASFTGRKAFQNSERANLPRFEIDTSDAQGRLKINPLIDWDASQIEAYFIQHDLPRHPLVAQGYPSIGCSPCTHKVAPGEDPRSGRWRGWDKTECGIHMPGSDDGDLPPGYDPAF, from the coding sequence ATGAATGAGCTTCGCGCGATCGACCGGCTCGACACCGGCCCCCGCTTCACCGACCACGACGCGGTGCGCCTCAACCGCATGTTTCGCGGCAGCAGCACCGAAGAAATGCTCGAATCCGTCATCAGGGACGGGCTGGCAGGCGACGTCACAACCGTTTCCAGCTTCGGCGCGGAAAGCGCTGTTCTGCTGCATCTTCTGGCGCAGGTCGACCCGGGCATTCCGGTACTGTTCCTAGAAACGGGCAAGCACTTTCCCGAAACGCTCGCCTATCGCGACGACCTGGTCGAGCGCATCGGCCTGACCAATCTCATCAACCTCTATCCCGACCTGAGCGAACTGGAGACTAAGGACGAGACCGGCCTGCGCTGGTCCTACGATCCCGACGGCTGCTGCGAGATCCGCAAGGTCAAGCCGCTGGCCAGGGCGCTTTCCGAATACGATGCCAGCTTTACCGGTCGCAAGGCGTTCCAGAACAGCGAACGGGCCAACCTGCCGCGCTTCGAAATCGACACTTCCGACGCGCAGGGCCGCCTCAAGATCAACCCGCTGATCGATTGGGATGCGAGCCAGATCGAAGCCTATTTTATCCAGCACGACCTGCCGCGCCATCCGTTGGTCGCGCAGGGCTATCCCTCGATCGGCTGCTCCCCCTGCACCCACAAGGTCGCACCGGGCGAAGACCCCCGCTCGGGCCGCTGGAGGGGCTGGGACAAAACCGAATGCGGCATCCACATGCCGGGCAGCGACGACGGCGATTTGCCCCCCGGCTACGATCCGGCGTTCTGA
- a CDS encoding nitrite/sulfite reductase, whose translation MYQYDHYDQAMVDARVEEFRDQTRRRLEGKITEDQFKPLRLMNGLYLQLHAYMLRVAIPYGTLNSAQMHALADIADKYDRGYGHFTTRQNIQYNWIKLEDAPDLLADLAKVEMHAIQTSGNCIRNISSDHFAGAAADELIDPRPYAELLRQWSSFHPEFSYLPRKFKIAVIASETDRAAMKLHDIGIQIVKNDAGEIGAAFYVGGGMGRTPMIAPLIRDFVPLDHLVTYAEACLRVYNRYGRRDNKYKARIKILVHELGAEEYTRQVEEEFQHLLDQGVEPPRAELERIIPYFADPAFDDASKDAIDRSNPDFADWVDANTHPHKRDGYVSAVISLKPVGGIPGDASAHQMHVMADLAREYSFDECRVMHTQNIVLPHVRKSELYALWQKLESEGLGAPNLDTIEDIIACPGLDYCSLANARSIPVAQKISERFAAKGRTKELGELKLKISGCINACGHHHAGHIGILGVDKKGTENYQLLLGGSEAQDTALAKITGPGFDEEGIVDAVETATDVYLSNRENGERFLDTYRRIGMAPFKEALYD comes from the coding sequence ATGTATCAATACGACCACTACGATCAGGCCATGGTCGACGCCCGCGTCGAGGAATTCCGCGACCAGACCCGGCGCCGGCTCGAAGGCAAGATCACCGAGGACCAGTTCAAGCCGCTGCGGCTGATGAACGGGCTCTACCTGCAATTGCACGCCTACATGCTGCGCGTCGCCATTCCCTACGGCACGCTCAATAGCGCGCAGATGCATGCGCTGGCCGATATCGCCGACAAATACGACCGCGGTTACGGCCACTTCACCACGCGGCAGAACATCCAGTATAACTGGATCAAGCTGGAAGACGCGCCCGACCTGCTGGCCGATCTCGCCAAGGTCGAAATGCATGCAATCCAGACCAGCGGGAACTGCATCCGCAATATCAGCTCCGATCATTTTGCCGGGGCCGCGGCGGATGAACTCATCGATCCAAGGCCTTACGCCGAATTGCTCAGGCAATGGTCGAGCTTCCACCCGGAATTCAGCTACCTGCCGCGCAAATTCAAGATTGCCGTGATCGCCAGCGAGACCGACCGCGCGGCGATGAAGCTGCACGATATCGGCATCCAGATCGTCAAGAACGATGCGGGCGAGATCGGCGCGGCCTTTTATGTCGGCGGCGGCATGGGGCGCACGCCCATGATCGCCCCGTTGATCCGCGACTTCGTGCCGCTCGATCACCTTGTGACCTATGCCGAGGCATGCCTGCGCGTCTACAACCGCTACGGACGGCGCGACAACAAGTACAAGGCTCGGATCAAGATCCTCGTCCACGAACTGGGCGCGGAGGAATATACCCGGCAGGTCGAGGAGGAATTCCAGCACCTGCTCGACCAGGGTGTCGAGCCGCCACGCGCGGAACTCGAGCGGATCATTCCTTACTTTGCCGACCCGGCTTTTGATGACGCGAGCAAGGACGCAATCGACCGCAGCAATCCCGACTTCGCCGACTGGGTCGATGCCAACACCCACCCGCACAAGCGCGACGGCTACGTCAGCGCGGTGATCAGCCTGAAGCCGGTCGGCGGCATTCCGGGCGATGCCAGCGCGCACCAGATGCATGTCATGGCCGACCTCGCGAGAGAGTATTCGTTCGACGAGTGCCGCGTCATGCACACGCAGAACATCGTATTACCGCATGTCCGCAAGAGTGAACTCTATGCACTGTGGCAAAAGCTGGAATCCGAGGGACTTGGGGCGCCCAACCTCGACACGATCGAAGATATCATCGCCTGCCCCGGCCTCGATTACTGCAGCCTTGCCAATGCCCGCTCGATCCCCGTCGCGCAGAAGATTTCCGAACGCTTCGCCGCCAAAGGCCGGACAAAGGAACTGGGCGAACTGAAGCTGAAGATTTCCGGCTGCATCAATGCCTGCGGGCACCACCATGCGGGCCATATCGGCATCCTCGGCGTCGACAAGAAAGGCACCGAAAATTACCAGCTGCTGCTCGGCGGTAGCGAAGCGCAGGACACTGCGCTCGCCAAGATCACCGGTCCCGGCTTCGACGAGGAAGGCATCGTCGACGCGGTCGAGACCGCAACCGATGTGTACCTTTCCAACCGCGAGAACGGAGAGCGCTTCCTCGATACCTATCGCCGCATTGGAATGGCCCCGTTCAAGGAGGCGTTGTATGACTGA
- a CDS encoding NAD-dependent epimerase/dehydratase family protein produces MTIAITGGTGFVGQALIDLAERKGVKLRSLARRIPEDRRGVDWVQGDLADPAALAKLVDGADAVIHIAGQVRARNPGEFEAANVTGTLNVIEAALDAHVPRFVFVSSLAAREPALSAYGASKLRAEKLVAASGLDWTIVRPPAVYGPRDGEMLDLFEMATMNVVPMPKQGHASLIHVGDLARLLLAVLPSGEATTGRIFEPDDGKQGGWEHRELALAIGWAVGKRPFVPRLSKGMLAFAAKLDGLLRRDEAKLTPDRVGYMCHPDWVSDPAARPPRELWQPKIPTREGLKASAKWYRDNKWL; encoded by the coding sequence GTGACTATCGCGATAACAGGGGGAACGGGCTTCGTCGGACAGGCGCTGATCGACCTTGCCGAGCGCAAGGGGGTGAAGCTGCGCTCGCTGGCGCGGCGCATCCCCGAAGACAGGCGCGGGGTCGACTGGGTGCAGGGGGACCTAGCCGATCCGGCTGCGCTCGCGAAGCTTGTCGACGGCGCCGACGCAGTCATCCACATCGCCGGTCAGGTACGCGCGCGCAATCCGGGCGAGTTCGAAGCGGCCAACGTCACCGGCACGCTCAATGTCATCGAGGCAGCACTGGATGCGCATGTCCCGCGTTTCGTCTTCGTGTCGTCGCTCGCCGCGCGCGAGCCTGCGCTGTCGGCCTATGGTGCGTCGAAACTACGCGCCGAAAAGCTGGTCGCTGCGAGCGGCCTCGACTGGACCATCGTCCGACCGCCTGCCGTTTATGGCCCGCGCGATGGCGAAATGCTCGACCTGTTCGAAATGGCGACGATGAATGTCGTGCCGATGCCGAAGCAGGGCCATGCCTCGCTCATCCACGTCGGCGATCTTGCGCGCCTGTTGCTGGCCGTCCTTCCGTCGGGCGAAGCGACGACCGGCCGCATATTCGAACCCGACGACGGCAAGCAGGGCGGCTGGGAGCATCGCGAACTGGCGCTCGCGATCGGCTGGGCGGTCGGCAAACGGCCTTTCGTCCCGCGGCTATCCAAGGGTATGCTGGCCTTTGCTGCGAAACTGGACGGGCTGCTCCGCCGCGACGAGGCCAAGCTGACGCCCGACCGCGTCGGCTATATGTGCCACCCCGACTGGGTGTCCGACCCCGCGGCCAGACCGCCCCGGGAGCTGTGGCAACCCAAGATTCCGACCCGCGAGGGTCTGAAGGCCTCCGCCAAATGGTACCGGGACAACAAGTGGTTGTAA